In Corallococcus macrosporus, the following are encoded in one genomic region:
- a CDS encoding Hsp70 family protein has protein sequence MPVPAPAAAEVVLGIDVGTSHARVAAFINGVATPIPIPGTDGSGIPSVIAVASTGELQVGAAALVEASRAPRRAAAGLKRLLGMRARSPNLRWLSPQLPFPIATDLHGDAGVELGGRVVAATLFTAMLLRELREAATSFLGRKVTRAVLCAPSHFTERQRAALREAATMAGLDVPRVLTNSAAAALAYAHGRGLARKRVLVVDLGGGGLEVCVVQVTGDDLEVVTTGGDPTLGGMDFDGRIAEALVSDLSEQGHPRPEHPLDWGPLRTLAESTKESLSTKDSVEVTLPTGPGPTLDRERVEALTADLAQRVVSVTREVLESNALSPQGLDAVLLVGGQSRAPLVRRRLEESLGVPVREDDVDARTAVVRGAALLGHALLLSETGKPAASVSEVLTAPIGVAEDSGTFRRVLERNTRLPTAKTLVIPVTAPGPLALAFFQGTAATAVENEWLGALTLTVERPGEVELHLELSTDGTLAFSATLPGAKRQPVTLATEDLDDASRDALIARSPFHTEPEARPSGLLSGLKKLFGRR, from the coding sequence GTGCCCGTCCCCGCTCCGGCGGCGGCGGAGGTCGTGCTCGGCATCGACGTGGGCACCTCACACGCCCGCGTCGCCGCGTTCATCAACGGCGTCGCCACGCCCATCCCCATCCCCGGCACCGACGGCTCGGGCATCCCCTCCGTCATCGCGGTGGCCAGCACCGGGGAGCTCCAGGTCGGCGCCGCCGCGCTCGTTGAAGCCTCGCGTGCGCCCCGCCGCGCCGCGGCCGGCCTCAAGCGCCTGCTCGGCATGCGCGCCCGCTCCCCGAACCTGCGCTGGCTGTCCCCGCAGCTCCCCTTCCCCATCGCCACCGACCTCCACGGCGACGCGGGCGTGGAACTCGGTGGCCGCGTCGTGGCAGCCACCCTCTTCACCGCGATGCTGCTTCGCGAGCTGCGCGAGGCCGCCACCTCGTTCCTTGGCCGCAAGGTGACGCGCGCCGTCCTCTGCGCTCCGTCCCACTTCACCGAACGCCAGCGCGCCGCCCTGCGCGAGGCCGCCACCATGGCCGGCCTGGACGTGCCCCGCGTGCTCACCAACAGCGCCGCCGCTGCGCTCGCGTACGCACACGGCCGGGGCCTGGCCCGCAAGCGCGTCCTCGTCGTGGACCTGGGCGGCGGCGGCCTGGAGGTCTGCGTCGTGCAGGTCACCGGCGATGACCTCGAGGTCGTCACCACCGGCGGCGACCCCACCCTGGGCGGCATGGACTTCGACGGCCGCATCGCCGAGGCGCTCGTCAGCGACCTCTCCGAACAGGGCCACCCCCGCCCCGAACACCCGCTCGACTGGGGCCCCCTGCGCACCCTCGCCGAGTCCACCAAGGAGTCCCTCTCCACGAAGGACTCCGTGGAAGTCACCCTGCCCACCGGCCCCGGCCCCACGCTCGACCGCGAGCGCGTGGAGGCACTCACCGCCGACCTCGCCCAGCGCGTCGTCTCCGTCACCCGCGAGGTGCTGGAGTCCAACGCCCTCTCCCCTCAAGGCCTGGACGCCGTGCTCCTCGTGGGCGGCCAGTCCCGCGCGCCCCTCGTGCGCCGCCGCCTGGAGGAGAGCCTGGGCGTGCCCGTGCGCGAGGACGACGTGGACGCCCGCACCGCCGTGGTCCGCGGCGCCGCGCTGCTCGGCCACGCACTGCTGCTGTCGGAGACCGGCAAGCCCGCAGCCAGCGTCTCCGAAGTCCTCACCGCGCCCATCGGCGTCGCCGAGGACTCCGGCACCTTCCGCCGCGTGCTGGAGCGCAACACCCGCCTGCCCACCGCCAAGACGCTCGTCATCCCCGTCACCGCTCCAGGTCCGCTGGCGCTCGCCTTCTTCCAGGGCACCGCCGCCACCGCCGTGGAGAACGAATGGCTCGGCGCCCTCACCCTCACCGTGGAGCGCCCCGGCGAGGTGGAGCTCCACCTGGAGCTGTCCACCGACGGCACCCTGGCCTTCAGCGCCACCCTGCCCGGCGCGAAGCGGCAGCCCGTCACGCTCGCGACGGAGGACCTGGACGACGCCTCCCGCGACGCGCTCATCGCCCGCTCGCCCTTCCACACCGAACCGGAGGCCCGGCCGAGCGGCCTGCTGTCCGGCTTGAAGAAGCTCTTCGGCCGGCGCTGA